From a region of the Corallococcus coralloides DSM 2259 genome:
- the hrpB gene encoding ATP-dependent helicase HrpB — protein MADVALPIDPLLPDIVSTLRSSRSLVLEAPPGAGKTTRVPRALLEAGLGAGKEIVVLQPRRLPTRLAAQRVSEEIGERVGETVGYQVRFEDVRGPKTRMSFVTEGVLGRRLLTDPTLRDVGIVVLDEFHERHLSADISLALLRRLQETARPDLKLVVMSATLEAEPVRAYLGGAPSLRSEGRRFDVSVEYLSAPDERHLDQQVLSALKRLFTQGVDGDVLVFLPGAGEIRRARDTCAEFAERHDADVLPLHGDLSPAEQDRAVRRSSRRKIILSTNVAETSVTIDGVAVVIDSGLARVASHSPWSGLPQLKLGKVSRASAVQRAGRAGRTRAGHCVRLYTQHDFDGRPDQEAPEIRRTDLAETVLSLRASGVKDVTAFPFFEPPPTPALEAAETLLRRLGAVDAKGQVTDVGQRLLRFPVHPRQARVIVEGERRGVGGDAAVLAALMGERDIRREARANLGGGGRASALVSGPSDLLELLERFREAGRSGFASGRMQSLSLDTGAVQSVERVQKQLRRAVREQGARPGRPEDVEQALMLSVLAGYPDRVARRRRPRSPELLMFGGGTTSLSEFSVVQDAELMVAVDAEERPGRGAVVRLASTVEAEWLLDLYPDALEEVDTLQWNADSRRVERLTRLAYGNLVLEETRTPAPPSEEAARVLAEAALAAGPERFAEPEALEQWRTRVALLGKAFPEAGFPTVDAGFMRDALASLCVGARSFSDLEGVSLLDALYARLTSEQQRLLANHAPERVTLPGGRGVKVHYEPNKPPWVESRLQDFFGMAQGPSVGAGRVPLVLHLLAPNMRAVQVTTDLAGFWERHYPAIRKELCRKYPRHSWPEDPRHAEPPAPRPPRR, from the coding sequence ATGGCGGACGTCGCCCTTCCCATCGATCCCCTCCTGCCCGACATCGTCTCCACGCTCCGGAGCTCGCGGTCGCTCGTGCTGGAGGCGCCTCCTGGCGCGGGCAAGACGACCCGTGTTCCCCGTGCGCTGCTGGAGGCAGGGCTGGGCGCGGGCAAGGAGATCGTCGTCCTCCAGCCCCGGCGGCTGCCCACCCGGCTCGCCGCGCAGCGCGTGTCCGAGGAGATTGGCGAGCGCGTGGGCGAGACCGTCGGCTACCAGGTCCGATTCGAGGACGTCCGCGGTCCCAAGACGCGCATGTCCTTCGTCACCGAGGGCGTGCTCGGACGCCGCCTGCTCACCGACCCCACCCTGCGCGACGTGGGCATCGTCGTGCTCGACGAGTTCCATGAGCGGCACCTGTCCGCGGACATCTCGCTCGCGCTCCTGCGGCGGCTACAGGAGACGGCCCGCCCGGACCTCAAGCTCGTGGTGATGTCCGCGACCCTGGAGGCCGAGCCCGTCCGCGCGTACCTGGGCGGCGCCCCTTCCCTGCGCTCCGAGGGCCGCCGCTTCGACGTCAGCGTCGAATACCTTTCCGCCCCGGATGAGCGGCACCTGGATCAACAGGTGCTCTCCGCGCTCAAGCGCCTGTTCACCCAGGGCGTCGACGGCGACGTGCTCGTGTTCCTTCCCGGGGCCGGGGAGATCCGCCGCGCGCGCGACACCTGCGCGGAGTTCGCCGAGCGCCACGACGCCGACGTGCTCCCGCTCCATGGCGACCTCTCTCCCGCGGAACAGGACCGCGCCGTGCGCCGCAGCTCGCGCAGGAAGATCATCCTGTCCACCAACGTCGCGGAGACGTCCGTCACCATCGACGGCGTCGCGGTCGTCATCGACAGCGGGCTTGCTCGCGTGGCGTCCCACTCGCCCTGGTCCGGGCTGCCGCAGCTCAAGCTGGGCAAGGTGAGCCGGGCCTCCGCCGTCCAGCGCGCCGGCCGCGCGGGCCGCACCCGCGCCGGGCACTGCGTGCGCCTCTACACCCAGCACGACTTCGACGGCCGGCCTGATCAGGAGGCCCCGGAGATCCGCCGCACCGACCTGGCCGAGACGGTGCTCTCCCTGCGCGCGTCGGGCGTGAAGGACGTGACGGCGTTCCCGTTCTTCGAGCCGCCCCCCACCCCTGCCCTGGAGGCCGCGGAGACGCTGCTGCGCCGGCTGGGCGCGGTGGACGCGAAGGGCCAGGTGACGGACGTGGGCCAGCGGCTCTTGCGCTTCCCCGTCCATCCGCGACAGGCGCGCGTCATCGTCGAGGGCGAGCGCCGGGGCGTGGGCGGGGATGCCGCCGTGCTCGCGGCCCTCATGGGCGAACGCGACATCCGCCGCGAGGCCCGCGCCAACCTGGGCGGTGGAGGCCGTGCGTCCGCGCTCGTCAGCGGGCCTTCCGACCTGCTGGAGCTCCTGGAGCGCTTCCGCGAGGCCGGCCGTTCAGGCTTCGCCTCCGGCCGCATGCAGTCGCTGTCTCTGGACACGGGCGCGGTGCAGTCCGTGGAGCGCGTGCAGAAGCAGCTTCGCCGCGCGGTCCGCGAACAGGGCGCTCGCCCCGGCCGCCCCGAGGACGTGGAGCAGGCGCTGATGCTCAGCGTGCTCGCGGGCTACCCGGACCGCGTGGCCCGCAGGCGGCGGCCCCGCTCCCCGGAGCTGCTCATGTTCGGCGGCGGCACCACCAGCCTGTCCGAGTTCAGCGTCGTCCAGGACGCGGAGCTGATGGTCGCCGTGGACGCGGAGGAGCGCCCCGGCCGCGGCGCCGTCGTGCGGCTCGCCAGCACCGTGGAGGCCGAGTGGCTGCTGGACCTCTACCCGGACGCGCTGGAGGAGGTGGACACCCTCCAGTGGAACGCGGACTCGCGCCGCGTGGAGCGCCTCACCCGGCTGGCCTACGGCAACCTCGTGCTGGAGGAGACGCGCACGCCCGCGCCACCGTCCGAGGAGGCCGCGCGCGTGCTGGCCGAGGCGGCGCTGGCCGCGGGCCCGGAGCGCTTCGCGGAACCCGAGGCGCTGGAGCAGTGGCGCACCCGCGTGGCGCTCCTGGGCAAGGCGTTCCCCGAGGCGGGCTTTCCCACCGTGGACGCGGGCTTCATGCGCGACGCGCTGGCGTCCCTGTGCGTGGGTGCGCGCAGCTTCTCCGACCTGGAGGGCGTGTCACTGCTGGACGCGCTCTACGCGCGGCTCACCTCCGAGCAGCAGCGGCTGCTGGCGAACCACGCCCCCGAGCGCGTCACCCTGCCTGGCGGGCGCGGCGTGAAGGTGCACTACGAGCCCAACAAGCCACCCTGGGTGGAGTCACGGCTGCAGGACTTCTTCGGGATGGCGCAGGGGCCCAGCGTGGGCGCGGGCCGCGTGCCGCTGGTGCTGCACCTGCTGGCCCCCAACATGCGCGCCGTGCAGGTGACAACCGACCTGGCGGGCTTCTGGGAGCGTCACTACCCGGCCATCCGCAAGGAGCTGTGCCGCAAGTACCCCCGGCACTCATGGCCGGAGGATCCGCGCCACGCCGAGCCGCCCGCGCCCCGTCCTCCGAGGCGCTGA
- a CDS encoding GNAT family N-acetyltransferase produces the protein MPTPPETSPAPVTIAHIKDEAELMQALAIREVVFIEEQHVPEGIERDAEDAHAYHVIAYQGGHAIGTGRLVKLPEPPTGQSGTWGQIGRMAVLQAHRKARVGSLLLTSLEEEARRRNVNGIMLHAQLYALDFYKKHGYQPVGAVFDEAGIDHLEMHKRL, from the coding sequence ATGCCGACGCCTCCAGAGACTTCCCCGGCACCCGTCACCATCGCCCACATCAAGGACGAGGCGGAGCTCATGCAGGCCCTCGCCATCCGCGAGGTGGTGTTCATCGAGGAGCAGCACGTGCCCGAGGGCATCGAGCGCGACGCCGAGGACGCCCACGCCTACCACGTCATCGCCTACCAGGGCGGCCACGCCATCGGCACCGGCCGACTGGTGAAGCTGCCGGAGCCTCCCACGGGGCAGAGCGGAACGTGGGGCCAGATTGGCCGCATGGCGGTGCTCCAGGCGCACCGCAAGGCCCGCGTGGGTTCGCTGCTCCTCACGTCGCTGGAGGAGGAGGCGCGCCGCCGCAACGTGAACGGCATCATGCTGCACGCCCAGCTCTACGCGCTCGACTTCTACAAGAAGCACGGCTACCAGCCCGTCGGCGCCGTGTTCGACGAGGCCGGCATCGACCACCTGGAGATGCACAAGCGGCTGTAG
- the fdxA gene encoding ferredoxin FdxA, giving the protein MAYVVAEPCIKCKYTDCVEVCPVNCFYEGANFLVIHPDECIDCGACEPVCPTKAIFPETELPSEWSEYKKLNTDYASKWPNIAEKKAALPEAEEYKDKKGKRGELSTAPGK; this is encoded by the coding sequence ATGGCCTACGTCGTCGCCGAGCCTTGCATCAAGTGCAAGTACACCGACTGTGTCGAGGTGTGCCCGGTCAACTGCTTCTACGAGGGCGCGAACTTCCTCGTGATCCACCCGGACGAGTGCATCGACTGTGGCGCTTGCGAGCCCGTCTGCCCGACCAAGGCGATCTTCCCCGAGACCGAGCTGCCCTCGGAGTGGTCGGAGTACAAGAAGCTCAACACCGACTACGCCTCCAAGTGGCCCAACATCGCGGAGAAGAAGGCCGCCCTGCCCGAGGCCGAGGAGTACAAGGACAAGAAGGGCAAGCGCGGGGAGCTGAGCACCGCGCCCGGGAAGTAA